In Rhodobacter xanthinilyticus, a single window of DNA contains:
- a CDS encoding ABC transporter ATP-binding protein/permease: protein MPRTARPLDRLAAPVAPRLGRAAGLSVLAALVWPFQAALIALALGGLVAPQGARLAPLTAALGFLALAALRAGLEALAQRRAEEAALDLVETTRAGLLRAAARQQPGAEALSPASLAALAGEKAALLAPWAARFRPAMARARWVPALYLALALSQSWVVALIFAIAGPLIPLFMALVGMAAEDAARRQMGEIGSLSSLAVDRIAAITDLRLLGATARARTDLAQAAETLRTRTMAVLRVAFLSSTVLELFAALGVALVAVYVGFALLGEIRFGAWGGPLSAPAGIFLLLIAPEFFQPLRDLASAWHDRAAAIAVADELSGAQTALAAARPILGQGAPAAAFAPAPLAWTGLRAAPAPGAAALSFPDGAVAPGEAVALTGPSGAGKSTLLAVLAGLIEAQAGTVRWGATPLTDASADGLRAGLAFVPQAPRFPDAPLGAAIALGRPGDLAAALAAAQASEIVAALPGGLAARLGELGGGVSGGEARRFALARAHLAQPALVLADEPTADLDPETARAVTESLLALRARGAGLLIATHDPALIARLDREIALTPEGRP from the coding sequence ATGCCCCGCACCGCCCGCCCGCTTGACCGCCTCGCCGCCCCCGTCGCCCCCCGGCTGGGGCGCGCGGCGGGGCTGTCGGTCCTTGCGGCGCTCGTCTGGCCGTTTCAGGCCGCGCTGATCGCCCTCGCGCTGGGCGGGCTCGTCGCCCCGCAGGGCGCGCGGCTCGCGCCGCTGACCGCGGCGCTCGGCTTTCTCGCGCTCGCGGCCCTGCGCGCAGGCCTCGAGGCGCTCGCGCAGCGCCGCGCCGAAGAGGCCGCGCTCGATCTCGTCGAGACCACGCGCGCGGGGTTGCTGCGCGCCGCCGCCCGCCAACAGCCCGGCGCCGAGGCGCTCAGCCCCGCCTCCCTCGCCGCGCTCGCGGGCGAAAAGGCGGCGCTGCTTGCGCCCTGGGCCGCGCGCTTCCGCCCGGCAATGGCGCGCGCGCGCTGGGTTCCTGCGCTCTACCTCGCGCTCGCGCTCAGCCAAAGCTGGGTCGTGGCGCTGATCTTCGCGATCGCCGGGCCGCTGATCCCGCTGTTCATGGCGCTGGTCGGCATGGCCGCCGAGGATGCCGCGCGCCGCCAGATGGGCGAGATCGGCTCGCTCTCGAGCCTCGCCGTCGACCGGATCGCCGCGATCACCGATCTGCGCCTACTTGGCGCCACGGCGCGCGCACGCACCGATCTCGCCCAGGCCGCCGAAACCCTGCGCACGCGCACCATGGCGGTGCTGCGCGTGGCCTTCCTGTCCTCGACCGTGCTCGAACTTTTCGCCGCCCTCGGGGTGGCGCTGGTCGCGGTCTATGTCGGCTTCGCGCTGCTCGGCGAGATCCGCTTTGGCGCCTGGGGCGGGCCGCTCTCGGCGCCGGCGGGGATCTTCCTGCTCCTGATCGCGCCGGAATTTTTCCAACCCCTGCGGGATCTTGCGAGCGCCTGGCATGATCGCGCCGCGGCGATCGCGGTGGCCGATGAGCTGAGCGGCGCGCAAACCGCCCTCGCCGCCGCGCGCCCGATCCTCGGCCAGGGCGCGCCCGCCGCCGCGTTCGCCCCCGCGCCGCTCGCCTGGACGGGCCTGCGCGCCGCCCCCGCGCCCGGCGCCGCGGCGCTGAGCTTCCCCGATGGCGCGGTCGCGCCCGGCGAGGCGGTGGCGCTCACCGGGCCCTCGGGGGCGGGCAAATCGACGCTGCTGGCGGTGCTCGCGGGGCTGATCGAGGCGCAGGCGGGCACGGTCCGCTGGGGCGCGACCCCGCTCACCGATGCCAGCGCCGATGGCTTGCGCGCGGGGCTCGCCTTCGTCCCGCAAGCCCCGCGCTTCCCCGATGCCCCGCTCGGCGCGGCGATCGCGCTCGGCCGCCCGGGCGATCTCGCGGCCGCGCTCGCGGCGGCGCAGGCGAGCGAGATCGTCGCGGCGCTGCCCGGCGGGCTCGCGGCGCGGCTGGGCGAGCTCGGCGGCGGCGTCTCGGGCGGCGAGGCGCGCCGCTTCGCGCTCGCCCGCGCCCATCTCGCCCAGCCCGCGCTCGTGCTCGCCGATGAACCCACCGCCGATCTCGACCCCGAGACCGCCCGCGCGGTGACCGAGAGCCTGCTGGCGCTGCGCGCGCGCGGCGCGGGGCTCCTGATCGCGACCCATGACCCGGCGCTGATCGCCCGGCTCGACCGCGAAATCGCGCTGACGCCGGAGGGCCGGCCATGA
- a CDS encoding amino acid ABC transporter ATP-binding/permease protein, with amino-acid sequence MTLWRLTRRLLAADPRAFRRGLALATLVLVMGAALLGLSGWFVTASAAAGLAGVGIGFDFFRPSAGVRFLALGRAAARYGERLVTHDATLRALAALRVAVLGGIAGLPHEAQARLRSGRALNRLTADVDALDGLMLRLVLPGLAAAATHLGAAVALWQLTAPAIALAVSASYALGGAVLLTHAARAGAPPAEAAETAAQALRAGALDLGRARVDLAAAGALTAALARVLDEARAEHDARRTAARIERQDGALLALTTATATALALAIGVTLVEAGSLSAPRAAIGIFVALALGETLGQLRRGMADLGRIRGAGARVLDLTGPEAGAAPGAAPAPAPAAPPATAAGPVLRAESLAFTRPGAARALFGPLDLALARGETVALTGPSGVGKSTLLATLAGLLTPSAGRLTLLGAPLGAWPEADLRARLTLVPQRPQLIGGTIAENLALALPEGAALDPGRARALLEAFDLWADLAPRGGLSARLGEGGAGLSGGQIKRLALARAVVRAPEVLLLDEPTEGLDLATAATTLTALRTLLPATAILFVSHHPEDLARADRRLALPGR; translated from the coding sequence ATGACGCTTTGGCGCCTCACCCGGAGGCTGCTCGCCGCCGATCCGCGCGCCTTCCGCCGCGGGCTCGCGCTCGCCACGCTGGTGCTCGTCATGGGCGCAGCGCTCCTCGGCCTCTCGGGGTGGTTCGTCACCGCATCGGCGGCGGCGGGGCTCGCGGGCGTCGGCATCGGCTTCGATTTCTTCCGCCCCTCGGCGGGGGTGCGCTTTCTCGCGCTCGGCCGGGCCGCGGCGCGCTATGGCGAGCGGCTCGTCACCCATGACGCCACGCTGCGCGCGCTCGCGGCGCTGCGGGTTGCGGTGCTCGGCGGTATCGCGGGCCTGCCCCATGAGGCGCAGGCGCGGCTGCGCTCGGGGCGCGCGCTCAACCGCCTCACCGCCGATGTCGATGCGCTCGACGGGCTGATGCTGCGCCTCGTGCTGCCGGGGCTGGCGGCGGCGGCGACCCATCTGGGCGCGGCCGTGGCGCTGTGGCAGCTCACCGCGCCGGCCATCGCGCTCGCGGTTTCGGCAAGCTATGCCCTTGGCGGCGCTGTGCTTTTAACCCATGCCGCGCGGGCGGGCGCGCCGCCGGCCGAGGCCGCCGAGACCGCCGCGCAGGCGCTGCGCGCGGGCGCGCTCGATCTCGGGCGCGCGCGCGTCGATCTTGCCGCCGCGGGCGCGCTCACCGCCGCGCTCGCCCGCGTTCTGGACGAGGCGCGCGCCGAGCATGACGCCCGCCGCACCGCCGCCCGCATCGAGCGGCAGGACGGCGCCCTGCTCGCTCTCACCACCGCCACCGCCACCGCGCTCGCCCTCGCGATCGGCGTCACGCTGGTCGAGGCGGGGAGCCTCAGCGCCCCCCGCGCCGCGATCGGCATCTTCGTCGCGCTCGCGCTTGGCGAGACGCTCGGCCAGTTGCGGCGCGGCATGGCCGATCTCGGGCGGATCCGCGGCGCGGGCGCGCGCGTGCTCGACCTCACCGGCCCCGAAGCGGGCGCCGCCCCCGGCGCCGCCCCCGCCCCCGCGCCCGCCGCGCCGCCCGCGACCGCCGCCGGGCCGGTTCTCCGCGCCGAAAGCCTCGCCTTCACCCGCCCGGGCGCGGCCCGCGCGCTCTTCGGCCCGCTCGATCTCGCCCTCGCGCGCGGCGAGACGGTGGCGCTCACCGGCCCCTCGGGGGTTGGCAAATCGACCCTTCTCGCCACGCTCGCGGGCCTCCTCACGCCGAGCGCGGGCCGCTTGACGCTCCTTGGCGCGCCGCTTGGCGCCTGGCCCGAGGCGGATCTGCGCGCCCGCCTCACCCTCGTGCCGCAGCGCCCGCAGCTGATCGGCGGCACGATCGCCGAGAACCTTGCGCTGGCGCTGCCCGAGGGGGCGGCGCTCGACCCGGGTCGCGCCCGCGCCCTCCTCGAAGCCTTTGATCTCTGGGCCGATCTCGCCCCCCGCGGCGGGCTTTCGGCGCGGCTCGGCGAAGGCGGCGCGGGGCTCTCGGGCGGCCAGATCAAGCGCCTCGCGCTCGCCCGCGCGGTGGTGCGCGCCCCGGAGGTTCTGCTCCTCGACGAGCCGACCGAGGGGCTCGACCTCGCCACCGCCGCCACCACCCTCACCGCGCTGCGCACCCTGTTGCCCGCGACGGCGATCCTCTTCGTCTCGCACCACCCCGAAGACCTCGCCCGCGCCGACCGCCGCCTCGCGCTGCCCGGGCGCTGA
- the cydB gene encoding cytochrome d ubiquinol oxidase subunit II, which translates to MILHELISFDLLRLIWWGLLGVLLIGFALTDGFDMGVGALLPFVAKGDTERRVVINTVGPVWEGNQVWFILGGGAIFAAWPPLYAVSFSGFYLAMFAVLAALILRPVGFKYRSKRPSPAWRSGWDWALFVGGAVPALIFGVAVGNVLQGVPFELTEDLMPLYPGAFYAKFLGLLNPFALLAGVVSLSMLLMHGAAWLTLKTEGAVQMRARKIGTVAGGVALLTYALAGLWLGAAIPGYHIVSPVVANGPSNPLLTEVVREGSWLSAYAARPWIAVAPALGFLGIALATLGLRAGREVSTLLFSKLGIFGVIASVGLTMFPFILPSSTMPSASLTVWDASSSHLTLFVMLIVTVIFMPLILAYTAWVYKVLWGKVTVAEVTEHGDTLY; encoded by the coding sequence ATGATCTTGCATGAGCTTATCAGCTTTGACCTGCTGCGCCTGATCTGGTGGGGGCTCCTCGGGGTGCTGCTCATCGGCTTTGCGCTGACCGACGGGTTCGACATGGGCGTGGGCGCGCTTTTGCCCTTCGTCGCCAAGGGCGATACCGAGCGGCGGGTGGTGATCAACACCGTCGGCCCGGTCTGGGAGGGCAACCAGGTGTGGTTCATCCTCGGCGGCGGCGCGATCTTCGCCGCCTGGCCGCCGCTCTATGCGGTCAGTTTCTCGGGCTTCTATCTGGCGATGTTTGCCGTGCTCGCGGCGCTGATCTTGCGGCCGGTGGGGTTCAAATACCGCTCGAAACGGCCCTCGCCGGCGTGGCGTTCGGGCTGGGATTGGGCGCTGTTCGTCGGCGGCGCGGTGCCGGCGCTGATCTTCGGCGTGGCGGTGGGCAATGTGCTGCAAGGCGTGCCCTTCGAGCTGACCGAGGATCTGATGCCGCTCTACCCCGGTGCGTTTTACGCGAAATTCCTCGGGCTTCTGAACCCGTTTGCGCTCCTCGCCGGTGTGGTGTCGCTCTCGATGCTGCTGATGCATGGCGCGGCCTGGCTCACGCTGAAGACCGAAGGCGCGGTGCAGATGCGCGCGCGCAAGATCGGCACCGTGGCGGGGGGGGTGGCGCTCCTGACCTATGCGCTCGCGGGGCTCTGGCTCGGCGCCGCGATCCCGGGCTATCACATCGTCTCGCCGGTGGTCGCGAACGGGCCCTCGAACCCGCTCCTGACCGAGGTCGTGCGCGAGGGCTCGTGGCTCTCGGCCTATGCCGCGCGGCCCTGGATCGCGGTCGCCCCGGCGCTGGGTTTCCTCGGCATCGCGCTGGCCACGCTCGGCCTGCGCGCCGGGCGCGAGGTCTCGACGCTGCTGTTCTCGAAACTCGGGATCTTCGGCGTCATCGCCTCGGTCGGGCTGACGATGTTCCCCTTCATCCTGCCCTCCTCGACCATGCCCTCGGCCTCGCTCACCGTCTGGGATGCCTCCTCCTCGCATCTGACGCTCTTCGTGATGCTGATCGTCACGGTGATCTTCATGCCGCTGATCCTCGCCTATACGGCCTGGGTCTACAAAGTGCTCTGGGGCAAGGTGACGGTGGCCGAAGTCACCGAGCACGGCGACACCCTCTACTGA
- a CDS encoding ribonuclease H family protein, protein MNNTTCTSSAKTLCGAQPSEGQTRIEIYTDGSCIGNPGPGGYGILTLRLSADGRLVKRRERKGHEVAPTTNIRMEMTAACVALEQLGSPTTEQVTIFCDANLIPNAMNGWLEKWKANGWKKSDGKAPDNRDLWERLEQAAEGRNVVFAWVRGHNGTEHNERADKLAYAAARKAEEMSAR, encoded by the coding sequence ATGAACAACACGACCTGCACCTCTTCGGCTAAAACCCTGTGCGGTGCCCAGCCCTCCGAGGGCCAGACCCGTATTGAGATTTACACCGATGGCTCCTGCATCGGAAACCCCGGCCCCGGTGGCTACGGTATCTTGACGCTTCGGCTGAGCGCCGACGGACGCCTCGTCAAGCGGCGCGAGCGCAAGGGGCACGAGGTGGCGCCGACAACGAACATCCGTATGGAGATGACCGCCGCCTGTGTAGCGCTCGAACAGCTCGGATCACCGACCACCGAACAAGTCACCATCTTCTGCGATGCAAACCTGATACCGAACGCCATGAACGGATGGCTGGAAAAGTGGAAGGCGAACGGCTGGAAGAAGAGCGACGGCAAGGCACCCGATAACCGCGACCTTTGGGAACGGCTCGAACAGGCTGCCGAGGGGCGCAACGTGGTGTTCGCGTGGGTTCGTGGCCATAACGGCACCGAACACAATGAGCGGGCCGACAAACTCGCCTATGCCGCCGCACGGAAGGCCGAAGAGATGAGCGCGCGATGA
- the hemP gene encoding hemin uptake protein HemP, with amino-acid sequence MTILQDFTAPTRVAALPAHDAEELTGGGNQANIVLHGQVYTLRITRAGKLILTK; translated from the coding sequence ATGACGATCTTGCAAGATTTCACCGCGCCCACGCGCGTGGCCGCCCTGCCCGCCCATGACGCCGAAGAGCTCACCGGCGGCGGCAATCAGGCCAATATCGTGTTGCACGGACAGGTCTACACCCTGCGCATCACCCGCGCGGGCAAGCTGATCTTGACGAAGTGA
- the cydX gene encoding cytochrome bd-I oxidase subunit CydX yields the protein MWYFAWILGLPLAALIAVVNAMWLEMQEDRRLAGDHDPEP from the coding sequence ATGTGGTATTTTGCCTGGATCCTGGGGCTCCCGCTCGCCGCGCTGATCGCGGTGGTGAATGCGATGTGGCTCGAGATGCAAGAGGATCGCCGCCTCGCCGGCGATCACGACCCCGAGCCCTGA
- a CDS encoding recombinase family protein, with the protein MATILYARVSTAEQNLSHQKAQAEAAGFVIDEVLADHGVSGVSTTLAERPEGKRLFDMLRRGDTLVVRWVDRLGRNYQDVTDTIRHFMRKGVVIRTVINGLTFDGATKDPMQEAVRDALIAFMAATAQAQAEATKEAQKAGIAAARENIAAYRGRKPSYDRDTLERVLERHRSGTGTPTIAKELGLSRGAVRRIIQDPAAALAALARWAVRGA; encoded by the coding sequence ATGGCAACGATCCTCTACGCGCGTGTTTCGACCGCGGAGCAAAACCTTTCCCACCAGAAGGCCCAAGCCGAAGCTGCGGGCTTTGTCATTGACGAGGTATTGGCGGACCACGGCGTATCCGGGGTGAGCACGACGCTAGCCGAACGACCGGAAGGTAAGCGTCTCTTTGATATGCTGCGCCGGGGTGACACCCTTGTGGTCCGCTGGGTGGATCGTCTCGGGCGCAACTATCAGGACGTGACCGACACCATTCGCCACTTCATGCGCAAGGGGGTCGTCATCCGCACCGTCATCAACGGGCTGACCTTTGACGGGGCCACCAAGGACCCCATGCAGGAGGCCGTGAGAGACGCGCTGATAGCCTTCATGGCGGCCACCGCACAGGCACAGGCCGAGGCCACCAAAGAGGCCCAGAAGGCGGGCATAGCGGCCGCACGGGAGAATATCGCCGCATACCGGGGCAGGAAGCCAAGCTATGACCGGGATACCCTAGAGCGTGTCCTTGAGCGCCACCGTAGCGGCACAGGCACGCCCACCATCGCCAAGGAGCTCGGGCTATCCCGTGGGGCCGTGAGGCGGATCATACAGGACCCAGCGGCGGCACTGGCCGCGCTCGCCCGGTGGGCCGTGAGGGGAGCGTGA
- a CDS encoding ParB N-terminal domain-containing protein — MTAVPNPAQAITQRVASVTLNQITRSGDFCFRAGGTDPAHKADLASTLRNTGRALDPVLLWQPNADKPETLVLLDGEHRVAAYQAAKWLGEIPALILVGVDRRAALGAALKANSKRTLGLTQAERMDAAWRFVREPVTPRFKVREIAFLADVSERAVKYMRSRFRTMHEEKIEITGSWARDRKTMAESDDWAGGLDEAERRAEIERLAADIRDLVDRRKHPERAILCESEAVYEAIQVALGEQAMKAMLAYLLGGDDDEADEWLAMAATSYDAEDLDDDSDAAF; from the coding sequence ATGACGGCAGTGCCCAACCCCGCGCAAGCGATCACCCAGAGAGTGGCTTCGGTCACTCTCAACCAGATCACGCGCAGCGGCGATTTCTGTTTCCGCGCCGGGGGCACCGATCCGGCCCACAAGGCAGATCTCGCGAGCACCCTCAGAAACACCGGGCGGGCGCTCGATCCGGTTCTTCTCTGGCAACCGAACGCCGACAAGCCCGAAACGCTCGTCTTGCTGGACGGAGAGCACCGGGTCGCGGCCTATCAGGCGGCAAAATGGCTGGGTGAAATCCCTGCCTTGATCCTTGTCGGGGTGGATCGCAGGGCGGCGCTCGGAGCCGCGTTGAAGGCGAACTCGAAGCGGACCTTGGGGCTGACCCAAGCGGAAAGGATGGACGCCGCATGGCGCTTCGTGCGCGAGCCGGTGACGCCTCGTTTCAAGGTCAGAGAGATCGCCTTTCTGGCTGACGTTTCGGAGCGGGCAGTCAAATACATGCGCTCACGTTTTCGCACCATGCACGAGGAGAAGATCGAAATCACCGGCTCATGGGCGCGAGATCGAAAGACTATGGCAGAGAGCGATGACTGGGCAGGAGGACTGGACGAGGCCGAGCGCCGCGCTGAAATCGAGAGGCTGGCAGCCGATATTCGTGACCTCGTGGACCGGCGCAAGCATCCCGAACGGGCGATCCTGTGCGAAAGCGAAGCGGTCTATGAGGCTATTCAGGTCGCGCTGGGCGAGCAAGCCATGAAGGCGATGCTGGCCTACCTTCTCGGGGGCGACGACGACGAGGCCGACGAGTGGCTGGCGATGGCAGCGACAAGCTATGACGCCGAGGACTTAGACGACGACTCCGATGCAGCCTTCTGA
- a CDS encoding bile acid:sodium symporter family protein, with amino-acid sequence MAALMAAFLPVAMMVLMLALGLRLAPGALVAAVRTPRALGAGLALQMLALPVLAFCLARGFGLSAPLSAGLMLVAASPGGVSSNYITHLARGSVALSVTMTLVTSLLAPLSLPLVLALSGVAAPHSAALWRISLGMSAVALAPLALGMAVGRFAPALAARASRLLDPLARGLFALMVGATFVQNWGAMRAGFAGAGPAVIALAVLAPAMALGAARALRLGAAAGRTIAIEISLQNVAITIFVAGKLLGAPELAIPGLIYAVMMNIVALGFILSAPAPEPAPEPDPAPR; translated from the coding sequence CTCATGGCGGCGTTCCTGCCGGTGGCGATGATGGTTCTGATGCTCGCGCTCGGGCTGCGGCTGGCGCCCGGGGCGCTGGTGGCGGCGGTGCGCACGCCGCGGGCGCTCGGCGCGGGGCTCGCGCTGCAAATGCTGGCGCTGCCGGTGCTCGCGTTTTGCCTCGCGCGCGGCTTCGGGCTCTCGGCGCCGCTCAGCGCGGGGCTGATGCTCGTCGCGGCGAGCCCCGGGGGGGTGAGCTCGAACTACATCACCCATCTGGCGCGCGGCTCGGTGGCGCTCTCGGTGACGATGACGCTTGTCACCTCGCTCCTCGCGCCGCTCTCGCTGCCGCTGGTGCTCGCGCTCTCGGGGGTTGCCGCGCCGCACAGCGCGGCGCTGTGGCGCATTTCGCTCGGCATGAGCGCGGTGGCGCTGGCGCCGCTCGCGCTCGGCATGGCGGTGGGCCGGTTCGCGCCCGCCCTCGCGGCGCGCGCGAGCCGCCTGCTCGACCCGCTCGCGCGCGGGCTCTTCGCGCTGATGGTGGGGGCGACCTTCGTGCAGAACTGGGGCGCGATGCGGGCGGGCTTTGCCGGCGCGGGGCCGGCGGTGATCGCGCTGGCGGTGCTGGCGCCGGCGATGGCGCTCGGCGCGGCGCGCGCGCTCAGGCTCGGCGCGGCGGCCGGGCGCACCATCGCCATCGAGATCTCGCTGCAAAATGTCGCGATCACGATCTTCGTCGCGGGCAAGCTCCTCGGCGCGCCCGAGCTCGCGATCCCCGGGCTGATCTATGCGGTGATGATGAATATCGTCGCGCTCGGCTTCATCCTGAGCGCCCCGGCCCCCGAACCCGCGCCCGAGCCCGACCCCGCCCCGCGCTGA
- a CDS encoding cytochrome ubiquinol oxidase subunit I — protein sequence MDLDIVELSRLQFAMTALYHFLFVPLTLGLSVLVAVMETVYVMTGRPIWRQITKFWATLFGINFVLGVATGITMEFQFGMNWSYYSHYVGDIFGAPLAIEGLMAFFMEATFVGLMFFGWEKLSRVGHLTVTWLVAIGSNFSALWILIANGWMQNPVGAEFNPVTMRMEMTSFFDVVFNEVAQAKFVHTVSAGYVTASIFVLGVSAWYLLKGRHTELARRSIAVAASFGLASAFSVVILGDESGYSATHNQKMKLAAIEAMWETQPAPAEFTLFGLPSNEDRETKYAVHIPYAMGLIGTRSLTTEIPGIKDLVAQAKVRVADGIVAYDELMKIRAAKGTATPEELEAFKAHAPNLGFAFLLKRYVDDPRMATPEMIEKAAWDTVPTVWPLFWSFRIMVALGFSFILVLGYFFVVTNFKGMTYPRWALRLAVAVIPAPWIAAELGWFTAEFGRQPWTVDGILPTALSVSHLSVADLLITLAGFVAFYTVLFIIEMGLMVKYIRKGPVQDVELTETWQRRHEARLSAKPTLNPAE from the coding sequence ATGGATCTCGATATCGTGGAGCTGTCACGGCTGCAATTTGCCATGACCGCGCTTTATCACTTCCTCTTCGTGCCGCTGACGCTCGGGCTTTCGGTCCTGGTGGCGGTGATGGAGACGGTTTATGTGATGACCGGGCGGCCGATCTGGCGCCAGATCACCAAATTCTGGGCGACGCTCTTTGGCATCAACTTCGTGCTGGGCGTGGCCACGGGCATCACCATGGAATTCCAGTTCGGCATGAACTGGAGCTATTACAGCCATTATGTCGGCGATATCTTCGGCGCGCCCTTGGCCATCGAGGGGCTGATGGCCTTCTTCATGGAGGCGACCTTCGTCGGGCTGATGTTCTTCGGCTGGGAGAAACTCTCCCGCGTCGGGCACCTGACGGTAACCTGGCTCGTCGCGATCGGCTCGAACTTCTCCGCGCTCTGGATCCTGATCGCGAACGGCTGGATGCAAAACCCGGTCGGCGCCGAGTTCAACCCGGTGACGATGCGCATGGAGATGACCTCGTTCTTCGATGTGGTCTTCAACGAGGTCGCGCAGGCGAAATTCGTCCATACCGTCTCGGCGGGCTATGTCACCGCCTCGATCTTCGTGCTGGGCGTTTCGGCCTGGTATCTGCTCAAGGGGCGCCATACCGAGCTCGCCCGCCGCTCGATCGCGGTGGCGGCGTCCTTCGGGCTCGCCTCGGCCTTCTCGGTGGTGATCCTGGGCGACGAATCGGGCTATTCGGCCACCCATAACCAGAAGATGAAGCTCGCCGCGATCGAGGCGATGTGGGAGACCCAGCCCGCGCCGGCGGAGTTCACGCTCTTCGGCCTGCCCTCGAACGAGGATCGCGAGACGAAATATGCCGTCCATATCCCCTATGCGATGGGGCTGATCGGCACCCGCTCGCTGACCACCGAGATCCCCGGGATCAAGGATCTGGTCGCGCAGGCGAAGGTGCGGGTGGCCGACGGGATCGTCGCCTATGACGAGCTGATGAAGATCCGCGCGGCGAAGGGCACGGCCACGCCCGAAGAGCTCGAGGCCTTCAAGGCCCATGCGCCGAACCTCGGCTTTGCGTTCCTGCTCAAACGCTATGTCGATGACCCGCGGATGGCGACGCCCGAGATGATCGAGAAAGCCGCCTGGGATACGGTGCCGACCGTCTGGCCGCTCTTCTGGTCCTTCCGGATCATGGTCGCGCTCGGCTTCAGCTTCATCCTGGTGCTCGGCTATTTCTTCGTGGTGACGAATTTCAAGGGCATGACCTACCCGCGTTGGGCGCTGCGCCTCGCGGTGGCGGTGATCCCCGCGCCCTGGATCGCGGCCGAGCTTGGCTGGTTCACCGCGGAATTCGGCCGCCAGCCCTGGACGGTCGACGGGATCTTGCCGACCGCGCTCTCGGTCTCGCATCTCTCCGTCGCCGATCTCCTGATCACGCTGGCGGGGTTTGTCGCCTTCTACACGGTGCTGTTCATCATCGAGATGGGGCTGATGGTGAAATATATCCGCAAGGGCCCGGTGCAGGATGTCGAGCTCACCGAAACCTGGCAGCGCCGCCACGAAGCGCGGCTGAGCGCCAAACCCACCCTCAACCCGGCGGAGTAA
- a CDS encoding DUF4349 domain-containing protein yields MSDTKSEELVHLSEERAHLRAQEERLRELIRKRDSEVAQIDERLSALQENLLALQRAKKVLAGLQELAEATVAALKAGNPDLPALLHSFEEAAEDAKRFMPSGRDIDGLIPLARAMFHDAARRKEAET; encoded by the coding sequence ATGTCCGACACCAAATCCGAAGAGCTCGTCCACCTATCCGAAGAACGCGCCCACCTTCGCGCCCAAGAGGAGCGCCTTCGGGAACTCATCCGAAAACGCGACAGTGAAGTTGCCCAGATCGACGAAAGACTCTCGGCCCTGCAAGAAAACTTGCTCGCGCTCCAGCGCGCTAAGAAAGTGCTGGCTGGGCTGCAAGAACTGGCGGAAGCAACTGTGGCCGCGTTGAAGGCAGGGAACCCTGATCTGCCAGCCCTGCTTCACTCGTTTGAGGAAGCCGCAGAGGATGCCAAGCGGTTTATGCCCAGCGGCAGGGACATTGACGGGCTGATCCCTCTGGCGCGCGCGATGTTCCATGATGCGGCAAGAAGGAAAGAGGCCGAGACATGA